A single window of Candidatus Nealsonbacteria bacterium DNA harbors:
- the gap gene encoding type I glyceraldehyde-3-phosphate dehydrogenase: MIKIAINGFGRIGRPVFRRILDNHPGLEVVAINDLTDPKTLAHLLKYDSLYGKYEKDVKFTEDSLIVAGKEVKIFAKTDPLQLPWKELKVNIVLECTGHFADYQGAKKHITAGAKKVIISASGKDTPSFVLGVNEEKFDSKKDEIVDMGSCTTNCLAPIAKVLNDNFRIISGFMTTIHSYTNDQRILDLPHQDLRRARAAALNIIPTTTGAAKGINKVIPELEGKLDGIAIRVPTPTVSVLDLICLLEKKATAQEINQTFKNRSQEEKLKGILKVEETPLVSSDYIGNSFSAIVDAPLTMARGNLVKIIAWYDNEWAYACRLAEFAEFLGEKLD; this comes from the coding sequence ATGATAAAAATCGCAATAAATGGCTTTGGAAGGATAGGCCGACCAGTTTTTAGAAGGATTCTTGACAATCACCCAGGTTTAGAGGTGGTGGCGATTAATGATTTAACCGACCCCAAAACCCTGGCCCATCTTTTAAAATACGATTCTCTTTACGGCAAATATGAAAAAGATGTAAAATTTACTGAGGACTCTTTAATTGTTGCTGGTAAAGAAGTGAAGATATTTGCCAAAACCGACCCCCTCCAGCTTCCCTGGAAAGAATTAAAAGTCAATATTGTTTTGGAATGTACCGGACACTTTGCCGATTATCAAGGGGCAAAAAAACACATTACAGCCGGAGCCAAAAAAGTAATAATTTCCGCTTCGGGTAAAGATACCCCTTCTTTTGTTTTAGGCGTGAACGAAGAAAAATTTGATTCCAAAAAAGACGAAATTGTGGATATGGGCTCTTGCACCACCAACTGTTTGGCGCCAATAGCCAAGGTCTTAAATGACAATTTTAGAATAATTTCCGGCTTTATGACCACAATTCACAGTTACACCAATGACCAAAGAATTTTGGATTTGCCCCACCAGGATTTAAGAAGAGCCCGGGCAGCTGCTCTAAATATTATTCCAACAACAACCGGAGCGGCCAAAGGTATTAATAAAGTTATTCCGGAATTGGAAGGAAAATTAGATGGAATTGCCATAAGAGTGCCGACCCCGACTGTTTCGGTCCTGGACTTAATCTGCCTTTTAGAAAAAAAGGCAACCGCCCAAGAAATTAATCAGACATTCAAAAACAGGTCTCAGGAAGAAAAATTAAAAGGAATTTTGAAAGTGGAAGAAACCCCTTTGGTTTCTTCTGATTATATCGGCAATTCTTTTTCAGCCATTGTTGACGCTCCCTTAACAATGGCAAGAGGTAATTTGGTCAAGATTATTGCCTGGTATGACAACGAATGGGCATATGCCTGCCGCTTGGCTGAATTTGCGGAATTTTTGGGGGAAAAGTTAGATTAG
- a CDS encoding glutathione S-transferase N-terminal domain-containing protein produces the protein MPGMVKIYSTPSCYYCLTLKEFLKENNIEFEEIDVSKEKKAQEEMIEKSGQMGVPVVEIEGEIVVGFDREKICQLLNIKK, from the coding sequence ATGCCTGGTATGGTCAAAATTTATTCCACTCCAAGTTGCTATTATTGCCTTACCCTGAAAGAATTTTTAAAAGAAAATAATATTGAGTTTGAAGAAATTGATGTCTCAAAAGAAAAAAAAGCCCAAGAAGAAATGATTGAGAAATCGGGTCAAATGGGAGTGCCGGTGGTTGAGATTGAAGGAGAAATTGTGGTAGGATTTGATAGAGAGAAAATTTGTCAATTGTTAAATATAAAAAAGTAA
- a CDS encoding 2,3-diphosphoglycerate-dependent phosphoglycerate mutase, with protein MAKLILLRHLQSQWNKENRFTGWTDIPLSKEGIESAKKVAQKLKNFKIDKIYTSPLIRNKETVFLILKELNKKDLPLVINKALDERNYGKLQGLNKEEVKKKYGPKQVHLWRRSWNQAPPNGESLKDVYNRAIPFYKKNIEKDLKEGKNVLVVASHNSLRAIIKYIEKISDKDIADVEIAFAGSKEYEFKNVK; from the coding sequence ATGGCAAAGTTAATTTTGTTAAGACATCTTCAATCGCAGTGGAATAAAGAAAATCGTTTTACCGGCTGGACAGACATTCCCTTGAGCAAAGAGGGAATTGAAAGCGCCAAAAAAGTTGCCCAGAAACTTAAAAATTTTAAAATTGATAAAATTTATACCTCGCCCTTAATCAGAAACAAAGAAACGGTTTTCCTAATTTTAAAGGAACTTAATAAAAAAGACCTGCCCCTTGTCATTAATAAAGCATTAGATGAAAGAAATTACGGAAAACTGCAGGGTTTGAACAAAGAGGAAGTTAAAAAAAAATACGGACCAAAACAGGTTCATTTATGGCGAAGAAGCTGGAATCAGGCGCCGCCCAACGGCGAGAGCTTAAAAGATGTCTATAATAGAGCAATTCCTTTTTATAAAAAAAACATTGAGAAAGATTTAAAAGAAGGGAAAAACGTTTTGGTTGTTGCCAGCCACAATAGCTTAAGGGCAATAATAAAATATATTGAAAAAATATCCGATAAAGACATTGCTGATGTTGAAATTGCTTTTGCCGGCTCAAAAGAGTATGAGTTTAAGAACGTTAAATAA
- a CDS encoding DUF86 domain-containing protein, with protein sequence MLGIFIHEYFGVNLKIVWKCIKEELPELKIKIEEILKNI encoded by the coding sequence ATCTTAGGGATATTTATTCACGAATATTTCGGAGTGAATTTGAAAATAGTTTGGAAATGTATAAAAGAAGAACTTCCAGAATTAAAAATAAAAATTGAAGAGATTTTAAAAAATATTTAA